DNA sequence from the Deltaproteobacteria bacterium HGW-Deltaproteobacteria-2 genome:
TTGCCCGGCCGATAATGACGCTCATAGCGTAATCCATGTAGGATTTTTTCATTTCATCTTCTATATTCACCAGTGTTTGCTTGTGGTGGATATCACGTTCCATTTTAATCCTTCCTCTCTTATTGTTACACAAATAGTCTACAATCGTTCTGCTGTATCGTCATTCCGGACAAGCGAAGCGCGATCCGGAATCCAGGAAGTCTTTATAGATACTGGATTCCCGCCTGCACGGGAATGACAAAATAGTTACTATATATCCAGATTGGAAACATACAGGGCATTTTGATATATAAAATCACGCCTTGGTTCGACCTGATCACCCATCAGTGTTGTAAATATTTCATCAGCCAGAACCGCGTCTTCGACAGTCACCTGCAGCAGTGTGCGTTTTTCCGGATTCATAGTCGTTTCCCACAGTTGTTCGGGGTTCATTTCACCCAAGCCTTTGTAGCGCTGGACGCCCAGTCCTTTCTTGCCCAAGCTGACAATATGATCCACAAGCGCCTTGGCGCTTTCCAGCAGGACAGGGGTTGAAGATTCTTCGCCCTGATCGCTATAAGGAGCCTCGCCCATAATGGAAACCTGATCCAGCAAGGTCCGGATGTCCGCGAACTGCGGCGTGCGGAAGACTTCCCGGGTTATACATGATGGAATTACTTGCCCGTTCTTTGTCAGATTAAAAACTATTTTGAATCCGCCGTGATCTTCGTCCGGTTCAATGTTAAAATCAGCAAAACTATCGCCCAGGGCAATACCCGTTCTTTTCGCGATGGACGAAAGCGCTTTTTCACTTTTAAAACTCTCGTCAGTCAGGGTGGGATCACCGGCCAATATGCGGATCAGATTTCTGTCGCGCCCTTCCTTTTCAAAACGGTCGAGCAGGTCCTCAATACGCATAACCTTTTTAATCAAAAGCAATAATTTATTACCGGTCACCGGAAAAGGAGAGCCGTCGCCCATGACCAGTTGTACTTTTTCCACACCGTTTTCCAGAATGTAGTTTTTCATCTGCTCCTCATTCTGGATATAGAATTCTTTTTTCTTCTCCACAACTTTAAACAGCGGCGGCTGAGCGATAAACAAATATCCCCTTTCAATCAACTCCCGCATCTGCCGGAAGAAGAAGGTCAAAAGCAGGGTGCGTATATGAGCACCATCCACATCCGCATCCGTCATGATAATGACTTTATGATATCGCAGCTTGCTGACGTCATAATCTTCGGCTCCAATGCCCGCTCCAAAGGCCGTAACCATTGTTTTGATTTCTTCATTTTGCAGCATTTTATCAAAACGGGCTTTTTCCACGTTTAATACTTTACCGCGCAGCGGCAGGATGGCTTGATTTTTCCGATCACGTCCCTGTTTGGCCGAACCGCCGGCGGAATCTCCTTCCACCAGATATATTTCGCTCAATGCCGGATCTTTTTCCTGACAATCAGCCAGTTTTCCCGGCAGCGCTCCTACTTCCAGAGCGCTCTTGCGGCGGGTTAATTCCTTGGCGCGTCTGGCCGCTTCCCTGGCACGCGCTGCTTCCATGCATTTATTAAGAATCTGTTTAGCTACAGACGGATTTTCCTCAAGGTAACTTCCGATCTTTTCGTAAACGATGCCTTCCACCAGACCGCGTACCTCAGAGTTCCCCAGTTTGGTTTTGGTCTGGCCTTCAAACTGCGGATTTTTGACTTTGACGCTGATGACGCACGCCAATCCTTCCCTTAAGTCTTCACCACGCAGGGATTCCTTGCCGTCTTTGATTAGTTTATTGTTGGTGGCGTAATTATTAAAAACACGGGTGAGGGCTGAGCGGAAGCCGATCATATGAGTCCCGCCTTCCGTGGTATTGATACTGTTGGCAAAGGCAAAAATGTTTTCCAGGTAGGTTTCATTGTATTGCAGGGCAACTTCTACCGAACAATCTTCCTTGGCGCCGGAAACAAAAATTGGATTTTTATGTAAAACTTTTTTATTGCGGTTAATATATTCAACAAAGGAAACTATTCCGCCTTTATAAAAAAATTCATTTTGTTTGCCGGTACGTTCGTCGATTAAATTAATCTTAACACCGGAATTTAAAAACGCCAGTTCGCGCAAACGATTGGCGATAATATCAAAACTGAATTCACTCTCTTCAAATATTTCATCATCTGGTAAAAATGTGACTTTCGTTCCTTTGCCCCTTGTTTTACCAACCATTTCCAGCGGCCCATCAGGAACACCGCGTGTGTAAAATTGCGTGTAAACATTGCCATCACGTCTTACTTCCAGCTCACAGGATTTAGAAAGGGCATTCACAACAGAAACTCCGACACCATGCAGACCGCCGGATATTTTGTAGGAGTCGTTGGAAAACTTCCCACCGGCATGCAATTTTGTCATAACAACTTCCGCTGCAGATACACCTTCTGTTTTATGCATGTCGACCGGAATACCGCGGCCGTTGTCATCAACAACAATACTGTTATCCACTCTTATTTTTACTGTGATGGTGTCGCAATAACCACCTGCCGCTTCGTCAATACTATTATCAACAACTTCATAAACCAGATGATGAAGTCCGTCCTTCCCTGTGGAACCGATATACATAGCAGGCCTTTTGCGCACTGCCTCCAGACCTTCCAAAACTTTAATACTATCCGCATCATACTTATGAGTCATTCTTTTTTAAACTTCCTCTCTGGCGCTATATTTTTAACGGCATAATTATACATAAATAACTATCCTCTTCAGGCTGTGTGATCATTGAAGGTTTCAACCCCAACCCCACTTCAAAAACAATCTGCTCTTTACTAATCACAGATATTGCATCAATCAAATAATTCACATTAAATCCGCTATCAACGACTTCCCCCTTATAATCTATATCTATTTCTTCTGTGGCTTCACCCACATCTAAATTGGTTGAATTAAGAGTTAATTTTCCTTCCGAAAAAGAGAGAATCACTCCTCCGTACCGTTCTGAAGAAACAACGCTCATTCGTTTTAAGGCATGAAGAAACGATTCTCGTTCCAGAGTCACACTAAATCCCTTTTCAGTAGGAATAACTTTTTTATAATCAGGATAATCCGCATCAACCAAACCAACCTTCAAAAGAGTATTTTCTGTTTTCACCACAAATGTATTTTTATGCAGACCAATATAAATATCTTCATTCTCATCAATTATTTTTTTAACTTCCATCAATCCTTTACGTGGAATAATAATTCCCTTTCCGATCTTTAAAGAAGGCTCACTGGTAAAACCTTTAGCCAGTGCTAAACGATGACCGTCAGTAGCCACCATACGCAGTAAATGATTAGATCCATCCATGCCTGCTTCCAATAAAACACCATTTAAGTTCTTTCTGGTTTCATCAGTGGCCATGGCAAATGCCGTTTTATTAATTAACTCTTTAATGATACTCCCTTTAATTTTATCAAGCTGAATATCGTGATCATCGGCAATACTGGGAAAATCTTCTGCCGGCAATCCTGGAATTTTATAAAAAGCCCTTTGGCATGAAATTTTTACAACATTATTTTTTTGAGTAAATAAAACTACTTCACCTTGAATTTCTCTAACCATCTCATATATTTTCTTTGCAGAAATAGTGATTTCACCCTTTTCCATAACTTCTGCATCGTAATCCGAAATCAAACTTATTTCTCTATCTGTAGCAATTATTTTCAGTTTATTATTATCTGCTTTAAAAAGAACGTTATTGAGAATGGGTATTACTGTCTTTTTTTCAACAATGCCTAAAGTTTTTTGAATACCATCCAGAAGAGTACTTCTATTGATTTTAAATTCCATAAATCCTCCGTGTCTTTAGTTCTTTTATTATTTTTCTTTATATTTAAATAAATAGTATTAGTAGTAACGGTTGTTGATATGTTGATTATAAAAAAATAAAACAATAATAATGCAAATGTTTAACAGATAAATCCTGTTTATCAAACAATAAAAAAAAGTTTATGCTTTGTGCATTAAAATATCCTCAATTTCCTGAACTAGAATTTTTAATTTCTGATCCACTTTAATACTATTTAATATTTTATTATTGGCATAAATTACCGTGGAATGATCACGTCCTCCAACTTTTTGACCAATATCGGGGAAGGAGTAATTTGTTAATTTTCTAGCTAAATACATTGCGATTTGCCGGGCAAAAACAACATTCTTGTTTTTATTATGAGCCTTAATATCTGATATTTTTATATTTAATTTACCAGCTATGACTTTAATTATTTCTTCAATACTTACTTCACCTTTTTTATTATGTTTCACTAGGCTGCTCAATACTTCTTTCACTAAATCCAAATCAATATCTCGGCCGGTAAGAGAAGAATAAGCGCCGATTCTGACTAGAAAACCTTCCAGTTCGCGAATATTGGATTCCACATGAGATGCTATATAATGAACAACATTATTAGGTAGCTCTATATGATTTTCCTGTACTTTCTTTTCGATAATGGCTATTTTAGTTTCTATTTCAGGAGGTTGGATATCGGCAATTAGTCCCCATTCGAAACGGGAGCGGAGCCGACTTTCCAGATTGGGAATATCTTTGGGAAACTTATCGCTGGTGACTACTATCTGTTTTCCGGAATCATGTAACGTATTGAACGTGTGAAAAAATTCCTCTTGAGTTCTATCCTTTCCCGCTAAAAAGTGAATATCATCAATTAATAAACAACTTATATTCCGATATTTCTCTCTAAATTTGGGCATTCGGTCATAACGAATGGAATTAATCATTTCATTCATAAATTCTTCGGCGGAAACATACATGATGTTTAGCGACGGATGAATAGAATATGCAAGCAGGCCTATTGCATTGAGTAAATGTGTTTTTCCCAGGCCGGATCCGCCATAAATAAAAAGAGGGTTATAATTTTTAGCCGGTTGTTTGGCTACGGCGATAGAAGCGGCGTGAGCAAATTGATTGCAGGAACCGACAACGAACCTGTCAAAATTATAGTTATCATTAAGAAACGAAAGGTTTTTCCCTCGGTTTATGATCGCTGTAGATGTATTTTTAGTTTGCGTTGCATACTTTACCGCAGGTGCAAGATCTTTTTCTTCATTCTTGGATAAGATAAAATCAATATCAACGTCAATACCGGCGGCATGTTTCAATGATTGTTTAATGGTCGACGCATAATTGTCTAAAAGCCAATCTTTAAAAAACTTATTGGGGACGGCTAATTGGACGCATTTATCTTCCATAGCAACCATTTTTATAGGTTTGATCCATGTATCAAAATTTTGCTTACTTACTTTTTCCTGAATAATTTTACTTGTTTTGTCCCAAAATGCATCCATTATAATAACCTTATCAACATATTTATCAACAGATGTTGATAAATATGAAGCACATTTCATTATTTCAAATCATCAAGAATTACGCCTGATAATCGGTTTAACTCATCCATGGTCGTGTATCGGATTTCTATAAAGCCCTTATTCGCTGAGCCTTTAATTTGAACTTTCGCCATAACTTTTGCCGCCAATGCTTTTTCGAGATCGTGCAAAAAGCGGTCTTTTGTAACGGTTTGTTTTTTATTCAGGGGCAACACTTTTGCTTTTTGGATTAAGCGTTCCGTTTCCCGGACGTTTAAATCTTTTTTTAAGATGAAATTAAGTGCCTCAATTTGTTCTTCTATAGAGTTGCAGGCCAACAAACAGCGGGCATGGCCGGCGGAAATTTTCTTTGCTATCAAAGCCTCTTTTACTTTGGCCGGCAGTTTCAACAGGCGAATAGTGTTGGCGACAGTTGAACGATCCTTACCGGTACGGGAGGCAATTTCTTCCTGGGAGAGCTTGAACGTTTCTATTAAAGTTACATAGGCGTTTGCTTCTTCCAGAGAATTTAAATCTTCCCGCAAAATATTTTCGATCAGCGATATTGCCGCCGATTCCATATCTGTAGCTTCGCGAATGACGATAGGAACTTCTTTAAGGCCTGCGGCCTGAGCCGCCCGCCAGCGCCGTTCACCGGCTATAATTTCGTAGCCTTTATCAGCCTTGCGGACAACGATTGGCTGAATAATACCGCTTTGCTTGACGGAAGCAATCAGTTTCTTCTGATCGTCGTCGTTGAAATTTTTACGGGGCTGATAACGATTCGGAGATAATTCTTCAATGCCGCAGGATAAAGCCGTTTTTTTCTTGTCCAAGTCATTGATTAAGTCCGGGAAAATAGCGCCGAGACCTTTTCCCAGTACATTTTTTTGCGCCATTTATATTCCCCCTCGAATTATTTCCTGCGCCATTTCCATATAAGCCAGAGCGCCGCGCGATTTAATATCATACAGAATAATGGGCAAACCGTGGCTGGGGCTTTCCGAAAGCCGCACATTACGCGGAATGACCGTTTTAAAGACCTTGTCACCAAAATGTTTCCGTACGTCATCGGTGACCCGACGCGATAGTAAATTGCGCTGATCAAACATAGTCAGTAATATACCACCTAAAACGAGTTGAGGATTTAATTGTGCTTTCACCAGCTTTACAGTATTGAGCAAATATCCCAAACCCTCCATAGCGAAATACTCACACTGCAAAGGAACAATCAAAAAATCGGAAGCGACAAGAGCATTGACAGTCATCACACCCAGTGATGGTGGACAATCAATTACTATAAAATCATACTGCCTGTCCAGAGAGTTTAATAAAGTTTTTAATCTCTTTTCTTTGTCTTCCAGACCGACAAATTCAACCTCAATTCCAATCAGATCCTGGTTAGAAGGCGCTATATCGAGATTAGGTATAACCGTGTTGATAATTACTTTTTCCAACGGCACTTGGCCGATCATAGCATGGTACAAATTATTTGTTTGAAAAGAACTTCTGTCTGTGCCCATCCCACTGGTTGAATTACCCTGGGAATCACCATCGATTAGTAAAGTTTTTTTTTCCGCAGCGGCCAGAGAGGCTGACAAATTTATTGCGGTGGTGGTTTTACCGACACCACCTTTTTGATTTGCTATACATATAATTTTCTTCATTATTTTATGGGGTGTAAAAAAATAAATTCTTTTGCAAGAACTGGTGTAAGCACTAGCATAAAAAAGATATTTTTAGAAGGTTTTTTTGCTGAAATCTTCCTTTTTTCCGATAATAATTTTACGAGGTGCTTCTAAAAAAACCGCCTCTATATCATGTTGAATCAATTGAGATATTTTGTATGGATTTGACGCTAAAGAGCATTGCTTAAATTCTTGAGAGACATTGGGACCCTTCAAGGCGATCAGTCGACCTTCAGGAGCAAGAAAAAATTCGCTAAGCGCAAGTAGTTTGTCTAATTTAAAAGTGGCACGGGAAATTACAATATCAAATTTTTCGTTCCATGCATCGGTCTGGAGAATATTTTCGACACGGTCATGAAGAACATGTGCTGTGGAAATGTTTAAAAGACGAATCATATGTTTTAAAAACGAAACCTTTTTGCGGTTGGATTCCAGTAGATAAAGTTCTAAAGAGGGCAATGCGATTTTTAAAGGAATACCGGGAAAACCGGCACCGCAGCCGACATCAATAATTCGGGCGTTTGGTTTTTGAATAAATTGCCAGGCCGTAAGCGAATCAAGAAAGTGGCGAGTGATAATTTCCCCGGATGAGTTTTCGGAAATTAAATTTGTTTTGGCATTCCATTGTAAAAGCTCTTGTTTGTAAACATCAAATTGAGCCAATTGCTGATTGTTCATCTCAAGGCCTAAAAGCCGTGCATTTTTATTGAGGAATACAATGTCCTGGTTCATGGAAAAGAAATAACAAAAAATACCTGTCCCCGCAAACGATAAATTAACTGCATCACATAAATTTTTTTGAGTGCACCTGCCGAAATCAATCATAATTTCCGGTGTCTTAGGTTTAAATTTTCTTGACAAGCGAGAATATTGGCCGTTATACTGACACTATATTAATCAAAAACTTTTTTGAAATTAGGGGGAGGTATTGGGTTATGCAGAGAGTGAGCGATATTTTAAAGGGCCGGGCAAAACAGATATGGACGATTCGACCGGAGGCCTCTGTTTTTGATGCCCTGAAACTCATGGCAGAAAAAGAAATAGGAGCATTAATGGTCGTTGATAAAAAGGATAAAATTGTTGGTATCGTCACTGAACGAGATTATGCGAGAAAAATCATTCTGAAGGGTAGAACGTCTGTAAAAACTCCTGTAAAGGACATTATGACTCCTGCTGCCAAGATGTACAGGGTAAAACCTGATACTCTGGTAGATGATTGCATGGTACTGATGACGGGCAAACACATAAGACATTTACCCGTTTTCGACAAATCTAAATTTGTTGGTCTCATTTCCATTGGAGATGTTGTGAAGGCAACCATCTCCGCAAAAGATTCTTTGATAGATCACCTCAGTGATTATATTGGTGGTAAGTACTAAACAAAATATTATTGTTTTGGATTGTTATTTTTAAGGGCAGGACCATTATGATCCTGCCCTTTTTTATCGTTTGTGTTCCACTGCAAAAAAGTTTAAGCGATAGATAGAAGGAAAGCAAATGTTTGGTTGGTTTGCCAATCGTCGCCGGAAAAAACTCATACAAGAGCCCTTTCCTCCGGACTGGGAAGATATCATCAATCGTAATGTTGCCCATTTCTGCATGCTGGAAGATGCCGAACGTACACATTTGCGCAAGCTGATACAGGTGTTTATTGCCGAAAAGTATTGGGAAGGATGCGGAGGACTGGAGCTTACCGATGAAATCCGCGTTACAATTTCCGCTCAGGCCTGTATTCTGCTTCTTGGCCTGCCTCATAATTACTATCAGAATGTCGAAACGATTATCGTCTATCCCTCCACTGTGGTTCCGCCACAGCGAAAACTTGGTTTTTTTGAAACCGCTCTTGCGCCCGTGGAAGAACCCCATCCCATTATCGGCCAGGCCTTTCAGCAGGGGCCAGTCATTATCATCTGGGATGCGGCGCTTCATGGCGGCCGCCATCCCGAATCGGGCCATAACGTTGTCTATCATGAATTTGCGCATAAGCTCGATATGCTTGACGGAGCCGCTGACGGCACTCCCCCGTTGCGGGACAGGGCTGAATACCGTGACTGGGTGCAGACATGTTCCCGTGAATATCTGCGCCTCAAGCATGACGCCGAACATGGCCGGGAATCTTTCCTCAATGCTTACGGTGCCACCAACGAAGCGGAGTTTTTCGCTGTGGCCACGGAGCAGTTCTTCGATCAGCCGTTATTAATGATAAAAAACTCTCCTGATCTTTATCGTGTTCTGAAAGAATACTACCGCCAGGATCCTGCCCCGCGAGTGGAGAAAAAGTTCTGTGCTGCTTAAGCTGGGCAAACCGTTTGACAGGCAAATGCGCGAGACTTTCTGGTGTGAATACGATATATATATTTTGCAATGAATTATCTTAAAAAATTCCATTGGCCGGACAGTTTATGGATGTTCAGGATATCGATGCACAGGGAAATTTAAAGATGATCGAAATGAAAACAGAAGACAGAAAAATTGTTCATAAAGTTTTCCGGCGACTGATGCCGCTTTTGTGTCTTTTGTATATCTTTGCTTTTCTGGATCGGGTCAATATCGGTTATGCCGCATTATCCATGAACAGTGCTTTGGGTTTCAGCAATGCTGTCTACGGTTTCGGGGCGGGAATATTTTTTATCGGGTATTTCATCATGGAAATACCTGGCAATCTTATCATGGCCAAAGTAGGCGCACGGTTGTGGCTCGCCAGGATTCTGATCACATGGGGCATCATTTCCGGTTTAACCGCCTGGGTTTCCACACCGACCCAATTTTATGCCGTGCGATTCTTTCTTGGGGTAGCCGAAGCCAGCTTTTTCCCGTGCATTATTTACTATCTGAGCACCTGGTTCCGTTTGAAGGATGTAGCTAAAGCCGTCGCCATTTTTATGATGTCTCTACCGGTCTGCAACATCATTGCCGCGCCTGTGTCCACCTATCTGTTAGGTGTCACGTGGCTGGGTTGGGCCGGATGGCAATGGCTATTCATTCTGGAAGCGATTCCCGCTATCCTTCTCGGTTTTATGACGCCCTTTTATCTGACGAATAAACCCGCCGAGGCCAAGTGGCTGAACGATGACGAACGAAATTGGCTTGTAAATACTCTGGCATCCGAACACGCGGCAAAAATCGAGCGAAAAAAATATTCCGTACTGCAGGCCTTTGCTGATCGGGACGTAATCATCCTGTCGGCGATATATTTTATGTGGGTGTGCGGTTTTTACGGGATAACGATGTTTCTGCCGATATTGGTTAAGGCTCTATCGGCTGCAATCAGCATCCAAATGGTTGGTTTGCTCGTTATGATACCGTACATCTTCGCGTTCTTCGCTATGTATTTCATCGGGCATCACTCGGATGCGACCGGTGAACGCCGTTGGCATACAATCCTCGGCATGATTACAACGGCAATCGGGCTTGCCGGCAGCGCACTTCTGACAGATATAAGTGTTTTTGTCTCGATGGTGTTCTACACTATAGCGGTTATGGGCGTGTACGGCTCCTTCGGGCCATTCTGGGCTATACCGTCTTCTTTTTTAACGGCGACAGCCGCAGCAGGTGCGATTGCCCTGATCAATAGCATCGGCAATCTAGGCGGATTTGTGGGTCCTTACGTGATGGGCTTTATTCGGGATGCGACCGGATCTTTTACAGGAGGTATTATGTTTCTGGCGGCATGCCTTCTGACAGCGGCGGTGTTGCTGATGACATTACGTAAAACTTAAGCATTAAGAATCGGAACAAAAGCGAGAACTGAAAACAAAGTGATTATTAAAAAAAAACTGGACGAATTTCAGAATTATCTTTCTGATGCCTCTAATTATCAGGGTACGGCCGAAGCAGTTTATGTGCCCCAGAGCGAGGAAGAGATAATCGAATTAGTAACAAGATGCACCGCTGAAAAACTCAGAATAACAGTTTCCGGCAACGGGACGGGACTGACCGGTGCACGTGTGCCCGAAGGTGGAGTTGTGATTTCCACTGAAAAGATGAACAAAGTAATTGAAATCAATGAAGTTGAAAAATATTTACGCGTGCAACCTGGAATGATTTTGAAAGATCTTCAGGATTATGTTGAAGAGAACAATTTATTCTACCCGCCCGATCCGACGGAGAGGAACTGCTTTATCGGCGCCACTGTGGCGACCAATTCCTCAGGTGCCAGGAGTTTTAAGTACGGACCAACTCGCGATTATGTAATCGGGATGAAAGTGGTGTTGCCGTCTGGTGACACACTCTCTCTTGAGCGGGGGAAAATCCTGGCGTCAGCTTACTATTTTTCTTTTTCAACGGATCAGGGAACAAAATATAATTTTTCGATTCCTCAATTTAAAATGCCGAAAGTAAAAAATGCCGCCGGCTATTATTGCAAGGCAAATATGGACTTAATTGATTTGTTTATCGGCAGTGAAGGAACGCTGGGCATCATTACCGAATTAAAACTTAAACTGCTTGCTTTGGAAGAAAAGATTCTTTCCTGCTTTGTGTTTTTCAAAAGCGAAGAAGACGCTTTTAATTTTATTGATGAGGCCCGCACAATAACAAAGTCTGACTATTCCAGCGAAGAAATTAAAATTTCAGCCCGTGGACTGGAATTCTTTAATAAGCTTACGCTGAACTTTCTGCGCCCGGATTATCCGGCCATTTCTGAAAATAAATGTTCTGTCTGGTTTGAACAGGAACTGACGGCCCAAGAAGAAGAATTAACAGAATCCTGGCTTAAGTTAATGAAGAAGCATCATGCCGATGTAAAGACGTCCTGGATAGCGGTTAATAAAAAAGAACAGGAAGAGTTCAAAGCTTTCCGCCACGCCATTGGTTCACGAGTTAATGAATTTGTCGCCCGTCGCGGATTGCGAAAAGTGGGGACCGACGTTGCTGTGCCTGCCGAATCGTTCTTTACTTTCTATAAATGGATGCTTGACCTTGTGGAGCGCAATAACTTGGAGTATGTGGTTTACGGACACTTTGGCAACTGTCATACACATCTGAACATGCTGCCCAGAGATCAGGCTGATTTTATCCAAGCAAAAAAAATATACTCTGAAATCTGTTGTGAAGCCGTTCGTTTAAAAGGAACCGTTTCTGCGGAACACGGCATCGGAAAAATGAAACGGGACTATCTACTGCTGATGTATGGCGAAGAGGTCATAAGTCAAATGGCGAAATTAAAGTTGGTTTTCGATCCGAATAGAATTTTAAACATCGGGAATATATTTGAAGAAAAATATCTTCAATAGTATGCGGAAGTTTTCATTCATCATATACTTCCCTCGACAACAAGTAAATTCATGTCAAATTCTACCAGATAATGTTCAATAGTGTAACATTGCAAAATAAAAATAATTCTATATAATAAAAATAAGAAAGGTAGTCTTTCCGGGCAAAACACAGAATATTAACCTGTCTTGGTTTGTTACAGGCGGCTGATTTTATGAAAGATTTATCAACGTTCGCATCGCTGGGAAGTATTGGTTTTGCCAGTGTGATAATGGTGCTGATATGTCTCGTGTTGTTTTTTTCATGCGACCTGGCGGCAGTATCTTCAGCCCGGACGAAGGTCGGTGGCACCTGCATATATAAGCAATACAGTGGCGAAGCGGAAATTATTTCGGTTGCCCCA
Encoded proteins:
- a CDS encoding chromosome partitioning protein ParA, translating into MKKIICIANQKGGVGKTTTAINLSASLAAAEKKTLLIDGDSQGNSTSGMGTDRSSFQTNNLYHAMIGQVPLEKVIINTVIPNLDIAPSNQDLIGIEVEFVGLEDKEKRLKTLLNSLDRQYDFIVIDCPPSLGVMTVNALVASDFLIVPLQCEYFAMEGLGYLLNTVKLVKAQLNPQLVLGGILLTMFDQRNLLSRRVTDDVRKHFGDKVFKTVIPRNVRLSESPSHGLPIILYDIKSRGALAYMEMAQEIIRGGI
- the gyrB gene encoding DNA topoisomerase (ATP-hydrolyzing) subunit B, which gives rise to MTHKYDADSIKVLEGLEAVRKRPAMYIGSTGKDGLHHLVYEVVDNSIDEAAGGYCDTITVKIRVDNSIVVDDNGRGIPVDMHKTEGVSAAEVVMTKLHAGGKFSNDSYKISGGLHGVGVSVVNALSKSCELEVRRDGNVYTQFYTRGVPDGPLEMVGKTRGKGTKVTFLPDDEIFEESEFSFDIIANRLRELAFLNSGVKINLIDERTGKQNEFFYKGGIVSFVEYINRNKKVLHKNPIFVSGAKEDCSVEVALQYNETYLENIFAFANSINTTEGGTHMIGFRSALTRVFNNYATNNKLIKDGKESLRGEDLREGLACVISVKVKNPQFEGQTKTKLGNSEVRGLVEGIVYEKIGSYLEENPSVAKQILNKCMEAARAREAARRAKELTRRKSALEVGALPGKLADCQEKDPALSEIYLVEGDSAGGSAKQGRDRKNQAILPLRGKVLNVEKARFDKMLQNEEIKTMVTAFGAGIGAEDYDVSKLRYHKVIIMTDADVDGAHIRTLLLTFFFRQMRELIERGYLFIAQPPLFKVVEKKKEFYIQNEEQMKNYILENGVEKVQLVMGDGSPFPVTGNKLLLLIKKVMRIEDLLDRFEKEGRDRNLIRILAGDPTLTDESFKSEKALSSIAKRTGIALGDSFADFNIEPDEDHGGFKIVFNLTKNGQVIPSCITREVFRTPQFADIRTLLDQVSIMGEAPYSDQGEESSTPVLLESAKALVDHIVSLGKKGLGVQRYKGLGEMNPEQLWETTMNPEKRTLLQVTVEDAVLADEIFTTLMGDQVEPRRDFIYQNALYVSNLDI
- a CDS encoding MFS transporter; amino-acid sequence: MIEMKTEDRKIVHKVFRRLMPLLCLLYIFAFLDRVNIGYAALSMNSALGFSNAVYGFGAGIFFIGYFIMEIPGNLIMAKVGARLWLARILITWGIISGLTAWVSTPTQFYAVRFFLGVAEASFFPCIIYYLSTWFRLKDVAKAVAIFMMSLPVCNIIAAPVSTYLLGVTWLGWAGWQWLFILEAIPAILLGFMTPFYLTNKPAEAKWLNDDERNWLVNTLASEHAAKIERKKYSVLQAFADRDVIILSAIYFMWVCGFYGITMFLPILVKALSAAISIQMVGLLVMIPYIFAFFAMYFIGHHSDATGERRWHTILGMITTAIGLAGSALLTDISVFVSMVFYTIAVMGVYGSFGPFWAIPSSFLTATAAAGAIALINSIGNLGGFVGPYVMGFIRDATGSFTGGIMFLAACLLTAAVLLMTLRKT
- a CDS encoding chromosomal replication initiator protein DnaA, with the protein product MKCASYLSTSVDKYVDKVIIMDAFWDKTSKIIQEKVSKQNFDTWIKPIKMVAMEDKCVQLAVPNKFFKDWLLDNYASTIKQSLKHAAGIDVDIDFILSKNEEKDLAPAVKYATQTKNTSTAIINRGKNLSFLNDNYNFDRFVVGSCNQFAHAASIAVAKQPAKNYNPLFIYGGSGLGKTHLLNAIGLLAYSIHPSLNIMYVSAEEFMNEMINSIRYDRMPKFREKYRNISCLLIDDIHFLAGKDRTQEEFFHTFNTLHDSGKQIVVTSDKFPKDIPNLESRLRSRFEWGLIADIQPPEIETKIAIIEKKVQENHIELPNNVVHYIASHVESNIRELEGFLVRIGAYSSLTGRDIDLDLVKEVLSSLVKHNKKGEVSIEEIIKVIAGKLNIKISDIKAHNKNKNVVFARQIAMYLARKLTNYSFPDIGQKVGGRDHSTVIYANNKILNSIKVDQKLKILVQEIEDILMHKA
- a CDS encoding chromosome partitioning protein ParB; its protein translation is MAQKNVLGKGLGAIFPDLINDLDKKKTALSCGIEELSPNRYQPRKNFNDDDQKKLIASVKQSGIIQPIVVRKADKGYEIIAGERRWRAAQAAGLKEVPIVIREATDMESAAISLIENILREDLNSLEEANAYVTLIETFKLSQEEIASRTGKDRSTVANTIRLLKLPAKVKEALIAKKISAGHARCLLACNSIEEQIEALNFILKKDLNVRETERLIQKAKVLPLNKKQTVTKDRFLHDLEKALAAKVMAKVQIKGSANKGFIEIRYTTMDELNRLSGVILDDLK
- the dnaN gene encoding DNA polymerase III subunit beta, with protein sequence MEFKINRSTLLDGIQKTLGIVEKKTVIPILNNVLFKADNNKLKIIATDREISLISDYDAEVMEKGEITISAKKIYEMVREIQGEVVLFTQKNNVVKISCQRAFYKIPGLPAEDFPSIADDHDIQLDKIKGSIIKELINKTAFAMATDETRKNLNGVLLEAGMDGSNHLLRMVATDGHRLALAKGFTSEPSLKIGKGIIIPRKGLMEVKKIIDENEDIYIGLHKNTFVVKTENTLLKVGLVDADYPDYKKVIPTEKGFSVTLERESFLHALKRMSVVSSERYGGVILSFSEGKLTLNSTNLDVGEATEEIDIDYKGEVVDSGFNVNYLIDAISVISKEQIVFEVGLGLKPSMITQPEEDSYLCIIMPLKI
- the rsmG gene encoding 16S rRNA (guanine(527)-N(7))-methyltransferase RsmG, translating into MIDFGRCTQKNLCDAVNLSFAGTGIFCYFFSMNQDIVFLNKNARLLGLEMNNQQLAQFDVYKQELLQWNAKTNLISENSSGEIITRHFLDSLTAWQFIQKPNARIIDVGCGAGFPGIPLKIALPSLELYLLESNRKKVSFLKHMIRLLNISTAHVLHDRVENILQTDAWNEKFDIVISRATFKLDKLLALSEFFLAPEGRLIALKGPNVSQEFKQCSLASNPYKISQLIQHDIEAVFLEAPRKIIIGKKEDFSKKTF